One Paroedura picta isolate Pp20150507F chromosome 16, Ppicta_v3.0, whole genome shotgun sequence genomic region harbors:
- the LOC143826501 gene encoding vomeronasal type-2 receptor 26-like translates to MGIVQLLVHFRWTWIGLIVSDDDRGESFLQNFIPLLTQYSLCVGFLHKDTLINYGSDDKFIENIPTLIEALLLPEVNVIILNECSQLIIFLALQLNAFESVAKFYIEKVWIMPPQWYFSAPQSGILIGAELFQGALSFSISTRAVPRFWDFLETFKPDASLMRFLCLFWQYAFQCHISDENDRQFGNCTGNEKLVSLPLIRFEMDMTGQSYAIYNAVYAMAHVLHGVYLSRQRIMLNRGGFKQLDVQPWQLQSSLKNIHFNNGALHEILFENGELSIGYDIVNWVTFPNQSFLEVQIGKISPSYEFFIRQSTIVWNNRLQQIPPISKCVQTCHLGHSQVIQEGKPACCYDCAPCPNNMISNRTDAAHCIKCPEDQYPNKNHDQCIPKIITFLSYQEPLGIFILSLALSFAMITCWVMHIFVKNWNTPIIKANNRHLTFILLISILLCYLSSLLFIGKPGKETCLVRRMAFGIVFSVSISCVLARTVIVILAFKATKPNSRLRTFLGKGVANSIALSCSLIQVGIGIVWVSISPPFPVADMHSQAKQIILDCNEGSIAMFYSALGYMGFLAIISFTVAFLARKLPDNFNEAKFITFSMLVFCSVWLAFLPAYLGAKGKQIVAVEIFAVLASNTGLLTCIFSPKCYIIVLRTDLNSRKLMIEKRS, encoded by the exons ATGGGCATTGTCCAGCTGCTTGTGCATTTCCGGTGGACATGGATTGGCCTCATTGTTTCTGATGATGATAGAGGAGAAAGCTTTTTGCAGAACTTCATACCTCTCCTGACCCAATATAGCTTGTGCGTTGGTTTTCTGCATAAGGATACCCTAATTAACTATGGCAGTGATGATAAGTTTATTGAAAATATCCCAACATTAATAGAAGCCCTTTTATTACCTGAAGTGAATGTCATCATTCTCAATGAATGCTCTCAGTTAATCATTTTCTTAGCACTCCAGTTAAATGCTTTTGAATCTGTCGCCAAGTTCTACATAGAGAAAGTTTGGATTATGCCACCTCAGTGGTATTTTAGTGCTCCACAGTCTGGAATACTTATTGGTGCTGAGCTATTTCAAggtgctttgtccttcagcatcAGCACTAGAGCTGTGCCAAGATTCTGGGACTTTCTTGAGACCTTCAAACCAGATGCATCACTGATGCGATTCCTCTGTTTGTTCTGGCAATATGCCTTCCAGTGTCACATCTCCGATGAAAATGATAGACAATTTGGAAATTGTACAGGGAACGAAAAGCTGGTGAGTCTTCCTCTGATTCGGTTTGAGATGGATATGACTGGTCAGAGCTATGCAatctacaatgctgtctatgccatGGCCCATGTTTTACACGGTGTATACCTCTCGAGGCAAAGGATCATGCTGAACAGAGGCGGGTTCAAGCAGTTGGATGTTCAGCCATGGCAG CTTCAGTCATCCCTGAAAAACATCCACTTTAACAATGGAGCTCTGCATGAAATCCTGTTTGAGAATGGGGAATTATCCATTGGGTATGATATTGTCAACTGGGTCACCTTTCCGAATCAATCCTTTCTTGAAGTCCAGATTGGAAAAATTTCACCAAGCTATGAATTCTTCATCCGGCAGAGTACCATTGTATGGAACAACAGATTGCAACAG ATACCACCCATCTCCAAGTGTGTTCAAACTTGCCACCTTGGGCACAGCCAAGTAATTCAAGAGGGGAAACCAGCTTGTTGCTATGATTGTGCTCCATGTCCAAATAATATGATTTCTAATAGGACTG ATGCAGCTCATTGTATCAAGTGCCCAGAAGATCAGTATCCAAACAAAAACCATGACCAATGTATTCCCAAGATCATCACTTTCCTATCCTACCAAGAACCTTTGGGGATATTTATActttctcttgctctttccttTGCCATGATCACATGTTGGGTGATGCACATCTTTGTGAAGAACTGGAACACACCCATCATCAAAGCCAACAACCGCCATTTGACCTTCATTCTCCTCATCTCCATTCTTCTTTGCTACCTTTCTTCCCTGTTGTTCATTGGCAAGCCAGGCAAGGAGACCTGCCTTGTACGGCGAATGGCTTTCGGCATAGTTTTCTCAGTATCCATTTCTTGCGTGTTGGCAAGAACAGTTATTGTGATCCTGGCTTTCAAGGCCACAAAGCCAAATAGCAGGTTGAGGACATTCCTAGGGAAAGGTGTGGCTAACTCCATTGCACTTTCCTGCTCCCTCATTCAAGTGGGTATTGGTATTGTCTGGGTGTCAatctctcctcctttcccagtTGCTGACATGCATTCACAGGCTAAGCAGATCATATTGGACTGTAACGAAGGCTCCATCGCCATGTTCTACAGTGccctgggctacatgggcttcctggccaTCATCAGCTTCACTGTAGCTTTCCTAGCCAGAAAATTGCCAGACaatttcaatgaagccaagttcattaccttcagcatgctggtgttttgcagtgtttggctcGCCTTTCTTCCAGCTTACCTGGGTGCTAAAGGAAAGCAAATTGTGGCTGTAGAAATTTTCGCTGTCTTGGCTTCTAACACTGGCCTATTAACTTGCATCTTTTCCCCCAAATGTTACATTATTGTTCTAAGAACTGATCTGAATTCCAGGAAGTTGATGATAGAGAAAAGAAGTTAA
- the LOC143825561 gene encoding olfactory receptor 13H1-like, with the protein MQEVGENETEVTEFILIGYSGRPKERMALTVFLVIAYAVTVVGNGIIVLVVVSDPRLHNPMYFFLCNLSILDLCLITNAVPQSIANCLVDRPIMSLPLCYTQLYVGLCFGSTECFLLAVMAYDRYVAISNPLRYTLIMNMRVCAVLAIVTWSAAFMLTVVPCLAKPARFCGKNEVDSLSCEFKSVFKLICTDTSLSQISIYFTSSFTLVFPVIFILFSYLRILVAIFRLHSEGGRMKAFSTCGSHLAVVCMFYGTCMFSYLLPQTKNTSDIEKIVSVFYGVVTPMVNPLIYTLRNQEVTGALKRLLNKKGVT; encoded by the coding sequence ATGCAAGAAGTAGGAGAAAATGAAACAGAAGTGACTGAATTTATCCTCATTGGCTATTCAGGTCGACCCAAGGAAAGGATGGCTCTAACGGTCTTCTTGGTCATTGCGTATGCAGTAACAGTTGTCGGAAATGGAATCATTGTGTTAGTGGTTGTATCCGATCCACGACTCCACAACCCTATGTATTTCTTCCTTTGTAATTTGTCCATCCTTGATCTCTGCCTCATAACAAATGCGGTCCCACAATCTATAGCCAACTGCTTAGTGGACCGCCCGATTATGTCTCTTCCTTTGTGCTATACCCAGCTTTATGTTGGTTTATGCTTTGGATCAACTGAATGTTTCCTCCTGGCTGTCATGGCTTACGACCGTTACGTTGCTATCTCCAATCCACTGCGCTATACCCTCATCATGAATATGAGGGTTTGTGCCGTGTTAGCCATTGTGACATGGAGCGCAGCCTTTATGCTTACTGTTGTGCCCTGTCTTGCTAAACCAGCTCGGTTCTGTGGAAAGAATGAAGTGGACAGTTTGTCGTGTGAATTTAAATCTGTATTTAAGCTCATTTGTACGGATACATCCCTGAGCCAAATAAGCATTTACTTTACCAGCAGCTTTACATTAGTTTTCCCCGTAATCTTCATCCTTTTTTCCTATTTGCGCATTCTGGTGGCCATCTTTAGGTTGCACTCAGAAGGAGGCAGGATGAAGGCTTTTTCCACGTGTGGGTCCCATCTTGCCGTGGTGTGCATGTTCTACGGCACTTGCATGTTCTCCTATCTCCTTCCTCAGACAAAGAACACAAGTGACATTGAAAAAATAGTATCCGTATTTTATGGAGTGGTGACACCCATGGTGAACCCTTTAATTTATACCCTTCGAAATCAAGAAGTCACGGGAGCACTGAAAAGGCTGCTCAATAAAAAAGGTGTCACATAA
- the LOC143826474 gene encoding olfactory receptor 13H1-like yields MSELGGQMNDTEIKEFVLIGFSGKPKTRMGLIIFMTIVYLVTVIGNGVIVLVVVTETQLHNPMYFFLCNLSVLDICFSTSSVPQAIINALVDRPVMSFSMCYTQMYVGVYFGTTECFLLAVMAYDRYVAISNPLRYMVIMNGNVCIILAVFAWAVSFTLSILPGIVNPAQFCGRNEVDNLTCEVTALLRLVCSDTSVSQLVMYFTSSFSLVFPFCFILFSYMRIIVAILRVPSSSNRLKAFSTCGSHLAVVCLYYGTCMFSYLKPQPKVRQERDKIISVFYGIVTPMLNPLIYTLRNQDVIGALKRLGGKKV; encoded by the coding sequence ATGTCAGAATTAGGAGGACAGATGAATGACACTGAAATAAAAGAATTCGTCCTCATTGGTTTCTCTGGGAAACCCAAGACCAGGATGGGCTTAATCATCTTTATGACAATTGTCTATTTGGTGACTGTAATAGGAAATGGAGTCATTGTCTTGGTGGTGGTAACTGAGACCCAGCTCCACAACCCAATGTACTTTTTCCTTTGCAATCTTTCAGTGCTTGATATCTGTTTTTCTACATCTTCAGTCCCACAAGCTATCATCAATGCTTTGGTCGACAGGCCTGTCATGTCCTTTTCCATGTGTTACACTCAAATGTATGTTGGTGTCTATTTCGGGACAACGGAGTGTTTCCTGCTAGCTGTCATGGCTTATGATAGATACGTTGCTATCTCCAATCCCTTGCGTTATATGGTCATCATGAACGGGAATGTTTGCATTATATTGGCTGTTTTTGCATGGGCAGTTTCCTTCACATTATCCATTCTTCCTGGCATTGTTAATCCAGCGCAGTTCTGTGGACGCAACGAAGTGGATAATTTAACATGTGAGGTCACTGCTCTCTTGAGATTGGTTTGCTCAGATACCTCTGTGAGTCAACTGGTTATGTATTTTACCAGCAGTTTTAGCCTagtttttcctttctgttttattCTCTTTTCCTACATGCGTATTATAGTGGCCATCCTGAGAGTTCCTTCATCCAGTAATAGGTTGAAAGcattctcaacctgtgggtctcACTTGGCTGTAGTTTGCCTTTATTATGGCACTTGTATGTTCTCATACTTAAAACCTCAGCCCAAGGTGAGGCAAGAGAGAGACAAAATCATTTCTGTATTTTATGGAATAGTGACACCTATGCTGAATCCATTAATCTATACGCTGCGAAACCAGGATGTGATAGGGGCACTTAAAAGACTCGGAGGGAAGAAAGTTTGA
- the LOC143826426 gene encoding olfactory receptor 13H1-like, which produces MQEENETTMTEFILIGYSGQPKTRIGLIIFLIIVFTITVMGNGLIILVITSDPRLHNPMYFFLSNLSFLDIGYSTSSIPQSILNLLVDKPTMSFSLCYFQMSSSAYLGVTECVLLATMAYDRYIAISSPLHYTIIMSKRFCIQLAVGTWTSGLFLVVIPIYATPTHFCGGNVIDHLTCELKAVMKLLCTQSTLNQLVNFSTGVLTLLFPFAFILFSYVRIIVAILKIHSAGGRIKAFSTCGSHLAVVIIFYGTAIFSYLQPQSKTTHKVDKIISAFYGIVTPMLNPLIYTLRNKEINDSLGRLMGKKGKM; this is translated from the coding sequence ATGCAAGAGGAAAATGAAACGACAATGACTGAGTTCATCCTCATTGGTTATTCTGGCCAACCAAAGACAAGAATAGGGCTGATTATCTTTTTGATCATTGTGTTTACTATAACAGTCATGGGAAATGGTCTTATTATATTGGTGATCACTTCGGATCCTCGACTGCACAACCCCATGTACTTTTTTCTCAGCAATCTGTCTTTTCTTGACATTGGATATTCCACATCTTCAATACCACAGTCTATTTTAAACCTTTTGGTGGACAAGCCTACCATGTCCTTTTCATTGTGCTATTTTCAAATGAGCAGTTCTGCCTACTTAGGAGTGACTGAATGTGTCCTACTGGCCACCATGGCCTATGACAGGTATATTGCAATCTCCAGTCCACTACATTACACGATAATCATGAGCAAGAGGTTTTGTATCCAGTTAGCAGTGGGGACATGGACGAGTGGTTTATTTTTAGTAGTGATTCCCATTTATGCCACACCAACTCATTTTTGTGGAGGAAATGTAATAGACCACTTGACATGTGAACTCAAAGCAGTTATGAAGCTTCTCTGCACGCAATCCACCTTGAACCAACTTGTGAATTTCTCTACTGGGGTTCTTACGCTCCTTTTCCCCTTTGCCTTCATTCTGTTCTCATATGTGCGCATTATTGTGGCAATTCTGAAAATCCATTCAGCAGGAGGCAGGATTAAGGCCTTCTCCACATGTGGTTCTCATTTGGCTGTGGTAATAATTTTCTATGGCACTGCTATATTTTCTTACCTACAACCACAAAGTAAAACCACTCACAAGGTGGATAAGATAATATCTGCTTTTTATGGAATAGTGACACCCATGTTAAACCCACTAATTTACACACTCAGAAATAAAGAGATAAATGACTCACTCGGAAGACTtatgggaaagaaaggaaaaatgtaA
- the LOC143826261 gene encoding olfactory receptor 6N1-like — translation MHLVNLDGRNQSAPLAFILLDFNAENLHILLFILFLVVYLVTMGGNILIVILVAFDSHLHTPMYFFLGNLSCLESCYSSAILPRMLVSFLSGDKTISVSACLAQLYLFGVLAGTECYFLAVMSYDRYLAICKPLHYAMLMNGRICILLIVVSWVGGSLGISVLIFLVSRLNFCGPNKINHFFCDFTPLVMLSCNDTTLAEIIAFTVSFICTLPPLLITLTSYICIINSILKIPSTTGKQKAFSTCSSHLTVVSFFYGSLMIVYVLPDIGSLSEVKKLFSVFYTLLTPLLNPLIYSLRNKEVKEAVGKGFRKLCRLKMQKRTNKRKL, via the coding sequence ATGCACCTGGTAAACTTGGATGGACGAAACCAGTCAGCTCCTTTGGCATTTATTCTCCTGGACTTCAATGCAGAGAATCTACACATTTTACTTTTTATACTGTTTCTAGTCGTTTACCTCGTAACAATGGGAGGGAATATCCTCATTGTGATTTTAGTAGCCTTTGATTCACATCttcacacccccatgtacttcttcttGGGGAACTTGTCTTGTTTGGAGTCCTGCTACAGCTCAGCTATCCTGCCAAGAATGCTGGTTAGTTTTCTGAGCGGGGACAAAACCATATCTGTTAGCGCATGCCTTGCACAACTGTATTTATTTGGGGTTCTCGCAGGCACGGAATGTTACTTTCTAGCAGTAATGTCTTACGATCGTTATTTAGCTATATGCAAGCCACTGCATTACGCTATGCTTATGAATGGTAGAATTTGCATCCTCTTGATTGTTGTATCATGGGTAGGTGGATCTCTGGGTATCAGTGTCCTTATATTCCTGGTGTCACGACTGAATTTTTGTGGTCCTAACAAAATCAACCATTTTTTCTGTGATTTCACCCCTTTGGTAATGCTCTCCTGCAATGATACTACTTTGGCGGAAATTATAGCATTTACAGTCTCTTTTATATGCACTCTGCCCCCGCTTCTGATCACCCTCACTTCTTATATTTGCATCatcaatagcattttaaaaatcccgTCCACTACAGGCAAACAGAAAGCTTTCTCCACTTGTTCCTCGCACCTCACTGTGGTGTCTTTCTTCTATGGCTCGTTGATGATTGTCTATGTCTTACCTGATATCGGTTCACTGAGTGAGGTGAAGAAATTGTTCTCTGTGTTTTATACACTTCTCACCCCTCTGCTGAATCCCCTCATATACAGCTTGAGAAACAAAGAGGTAAAGGAAGCAGTGGGGAAAGGTTTCAGGAAACTTTGCAGACTTAAAATGCAGAAGAGAACGAACAAAAGGAAGCTCTGA
- the LOC143825368 gene encoding olfactory receptor 2AP1-like, producing the protein MCYLQMHHVENSEWQNRTDVTRFILLGFGNAEDLNVLLFLLFLAIYLVILSGNLLLVVLVMVEQHLHTPMYFFLANLSFLESCYTSTILPRMLASFVTRDKSISLLGCVLQMHFFSTLGATECYLFAVMSYDRYLAICKPLHYAILMNERMCILLVAVSWVIGLLLITVLTSLLSQLNFCSRYTIDHFFCDFTPIVRLSCSDTHIVEMAAFITSSLGILPTFLITVASYVFIITTILKIPSITGRQKAFSTCSSHLTVVSIFYGSLMFVYVFPTMEKVKDLNKIFSFLYAVLTPMVNPFIYSLRNQEVKSSLRKTVLSVLGVFCDTKEIIHP; encoded by the coding sequence ATGTGTTATTTACAGATGCATCATGTGGAAAACTCAGAGTGGCAAAACAGAACTGACGTCACCAGATTCATCCTCCTAGGGTTTGGCAATGCTGAGGACTTAAATGTTCTCCTTTTCTTATTATTTCTAGCTATCTACCTTGTGATTTTGTCAGGCAATCTCCTCCTTGTTGTCTTGGTAATGGTGGAACAGCACCTCCACACACCCATGTACTTCTTTCTGGCAAATCTGTCCTTTTTAGAGTCCTGCTATACATCAACTATATTACCAAGAATGCTGGCTAGTTTTGTCACAAGGGACAAAAGCATCTCTCTTTTGGGCTGTGTTCTCCAGATGCATTTCTTTTCTACTCTGGGAGCTACAGAATGTTACCTTTTTGCTGTCATGTCATACGATCGCTACCTGGCCATATGCAAACCTTTGCATTATGCCATACTTATGAATGAGAGAATGTGTATCCTGCTTGTTGCAGTATCATGGGTTATTGGTCTTCTTCTTATAACCGTCTTAACAAGTTTGCTGTCACAACTTAACTTTTGCAGTCGATATACAATCGACCATTTCTTTTGTGATTTCACCCCAATCGTGAGACTTTCCTGCAGTGACACTCACATTGTTGAAATGGCAGCTTTTATCACATCATCCCTAGGGATTCTACCAACATTTCTCATAACTGTGGCATCCTATGTTTTTATTATCACAACCATCCTGAAAATCCCTTCCATCACTGGAAGACAAAAGGCATTTTCCACCTGCTCCTCTCATCTCACTGTAGTTTCCATTTTTTATGGATCCTTAATGTTTGTCTATGTTTTTCCAACAATGGAGAAGGTTAAAGATCTTAATAAGATCTTCTCTTTCTTGTATGCAGTTCTAACTCCAATGGTCAACCCTTTCATCTACAGCCTAAGGAACCAAGAAGTAAAGAGCAGTCTTAGAAAAACAGTGCTTTCAGTTCTGGGGGTTTTCTGTGACACAAAAGAAATTATTCATCCATGA